Proteins from a single region of Sebastes umbrosus isolate fSebUmb1 chromosome 8, fSebUmb1.pri, whole genome shotgun sequence:
- the LOC119493476 gene encoding putative butyrophilin subfamily 2 member A3, with translation MSGVIRLELTAPELLSLCCCLLSAGITLADERGVVKVVAAEGSDVILPCSLSTKENIQSKLFDWTKDGQQDEREVFLYDAGIHYNNGRGGQSETFKGRVSHFQDQLKYGNASIIIRNTRVTDRGNYKCHFPRLEPSQTLYVELVVVDCDPQFSTLKNKYGETDGAAEPYISIVDVTNAGVQLNCDVRGAFPQPKLQWQDSDGNVLPTDEPWVSERRHRYDVTLQIIVNRTATNRFCCVAKQKDIGHMFEANFTVPEKLFEDTSCKGEVTGWISGLVLGALIIVAVLSSSQ, from the exons ATGTCGGGTGTTATTAGACTTGAGTTAACAGCTCCGGAGCTCCTGTCTCTGTGttgctgtctgctgtctgctggaatAACACTAGCAGATGAGCGCG GTGTCGTCAAAGTGGTTGCAGCAGAAGGAAGTGATGTCATCTTACCCTGTTCCCTCAGCACCAAGGAGAACATTCAGTCAAAGTTGTTTGACTGGACGAAAGATGGTCAGCAGGATGAACGCGAGGTGTTCCTGTATGATGCAGGCATTCATTACAACAATGGCCGAGGAGGTCAGAGCGAGACGTTCAAAGGTCGAGTCTCACATTTTCAAGATCAACTGAAGTACGGCAACGCCTCCATAATCATCAGAAATACGAGGGTGACCGACCGTGGAAACTACAAGTGTCATTTTCCACGTCTTGAGCCAAGTCAGACCCTCTACGTTgagcttgttgttgttg atTGTGATCCACAGTTCTCAACTTTGAAGAACAAATACGGGGAAACTGATG GGGCGGCAGAGCCCTACATCTCCATCGTCGATGTCACGAATGCTGGGGTGCAGCTGAATTGTGACGTTCGAGGTGCGTTCCCACAGCCGAAGCTACAGTGGCAGGACAGTGATGGAAATGTCCTTCCTACTGATGAGCCATGGGTTTCAGAGAGAAGACACCGCTACGACGTCACCCTCCAAATCATTGTGAACCGGACCGCGACCAACCGCTTCTGCTGTGTAGCCAAACAGAAGGACATCGGCCACATGTTTGAGGCTAACTTCACTGTTCCTG AGAAACTGTTTGAGGACACATCCTGCAAAGGGGAGGTCACAGGATGGATTAGTGGATTGGTTTTGGGAGCTCTCATCATTGTTGCAGTTCTAAGTTCATCACAATAA
- the pop5 gene encoding ribonuclease P/MRP protein subunit POP5 has product MVRVKSRYLLCEVNVSDRSRLLLLDDRAVAAAVKAAVARIHGDYGAALLSIRFSVKYLNAHTGIVFLRFPKSSYKLLWSALPFITCIETRGQEIPCFLNCLHVGGTIRTCQKFLIRYNTQQLQRMLPKCKDEEEKQQVQKSILNCYLTGGNKEAFEDELESEDDEEE; this is encoded by the exons ATGGTGCGGGTGAAGTCCAG GTATTTACTGTGTGAAGTCAACGTGTCGGACCGGAGCCGCCTGCTGTTGCTGGATGACCGAGCTGTCGCAGCCGCAGTGAAGGCGGCGGTGGCCCGCATACACGGAGACTACGGGGCGGCTCTCTTGAGCATCAGATTCTCCG tgaaatatctgaACGCTCATACTGGAATAGTATTCCTGCGTTTCCCCAAAAGCTCTTACAAACTCCTCTGGTCTGCATTGCCTTTCATTACCTGTATAGAAACTCGTGGGCAGGAAATCCCATGTTTTCTGAACTGTTTGCACGTGGgag GAACAATTAGAACATGTCAAAAGTTTCTGATCCGATACAATACCCAGCAGCTCCAAAGAATGCTCCCTAAATGTAAAGATGAAG aagaaaaacaacaggttcaGAAATCAATTCTGAACTGCTATCTAacaggaggaaacaaggaagcATTTGAAGATGAATTGGAGAGTGAGGACGATGAAGAAGAGTAA